Proteins encoded in a region of the Solanum dulcamara chromosome 9, daSolDulc1.2, whole genome shotgun sequence genome:
- the LOC129902945 gene encoding protein CURLY FLAG LEAF 1-like, whose translation MVSFHTISQIPKQRNVMEDLCKKRKWEDELSCDEIKPQIKPKKLTTLFGTQLNPETPMPLEWQRCLDIKSGQIYFYNTRTQKRTSRDPRISNSEPPTHPVHMSLDLELNLLPSCGSPEKTNQIDDNFVSNSNNFIKKNSDSQGLINRSPSWLTFDVDQQEMVTAVCKKCHMLVMMSKSSPTCPNCKFVHPLDETLPTLFNKRLSSF comes from the exons ATGGTGTCCTTTCACACAATAAGTCAAATTCCAAAACAAAGAAATGTTATGGAAGATTTGTGTAAGAAGAGAAAATGGGAAGATGAATTGTCTTGTGATGAAATAAAGCCACAAATTAAACCTAAAAAGTTGACAACTTTGTTTGGTACACAGCTGAATCCTGAGACTCCTATGCCTttggagtggcaaagatgtctCGATATTAAG TCAGGACAGATTTACTTCTACAACACGAGGACACAAAAGAGGACATCAAGAGATCCAAGAATAAGTAATTCAGAGCCACCAACACATCCAGTGCATATGAGTTTAGATCTTGAACTCAACTTATTACCATCATGTGGATCACCAGAAAAGACCAACCAAATTGATGACAATTTTGTTAGCAATTCGAATAACTTCATCAAAAAGAACAGTGATTCTCAAGGTTTAATCAATCGTTCACCCTCATGGCTAACATTTGATGTTGATCAACAAGAAATGGTCACTGCAGTTTGCAAGAAATGTCACATGTTAGTAATGATGTCTAAATCTTCACCAACGTGCCCAAATTGCAAATTTGTCCATCCATTAGATGAAACCCTTCCTACCCTTTTCAATAAAAGGCTAAGCTCCTTTTGA